One genomic segment of Amycolatopsis sp. WQ 127309 includes these proteins:
- a CDS encoding TetR/AcrR family transcriptional regulator: MVTPRQSAREQMMRDVVRVGREHLKTVLPADLSLRGVARDVGVVPSGLYRYVRDREALITLLIIDAYDELADEVDAAIEAASRRSHRKRLEAAVLAARAWAVREPSRFALLYGTPVLGYQAPGEQTVGPGTRVVAALGRLAEDAWRTGKLRKVDATLSQPVRADMERLRQQHGLDMPASNVARVYGLWSAVTGAILFDAFGQYAADTVSDKEAFLRDHVAGLADTIGL, encoded by the coding sequence ATGGTGACCCCGCGGCAGTCGGCGCGTGAACAGATGATGCGCGACGTCGTGCGCGTCGGCCGGGAGCACCTGAAAACGGTGCTCCCGGCCGATCTGTCGCTGCGGGGGGTGGCCCGGGACGTCGGCGTCGTGCCCTCCGGGCTCTACCGCTACGTCCGCGACCGCGAAGCGCTCATCACGCTGCTGATCATCGACGCCTACGACGAACTGGCCGACGAGGTCGACGCCGCCATCGAGGCGGCGTCACGCCGATCGCACCGGAAGCGGCTCGAGGCGGCGGTGCTCGCCGCGCGGGCCTGGGCGGTGCGCGAACCGTCCCGGTTCGCCCTGCTCTACGGCACGCCGGTGCTCGGCTACCAGGCACCCGGCGAGCAGACGGTGGGGCCGGGCACCCGGGTCGTCGCCGCGCTCGGCCGGCTGGCCGAGGACGCGTGGCGAACGGGCAAGCTGCGCAAGGTGGACGCGACGCTCAGCCAGCCGGTCCGCGCGGACATGGAACGCCTGCGCCAGCAGCACGGCCTCGACATGCCGGCGAGCAACGTCGCCCGGGTCTACGGCCTGTGGTCGGCGGTCACCGGCGCCATCCTGTTCGACGCCTTCGGCCAGTACGCGGCGGACACGGTGAGCGACAAGGAAGCGTTCCTCCGCGACCACGTCGCGGGCCTCGCGGACACCATCGGCCTCTGA
- a CDS encoding isoprenylcysteine carboxylmethyltransferase family protein: protein MRTPFEELPDVARVVLVVGVAAFAAGELVQAFRTRGGAKLVNVPAELGFRVLFLGAILLWPIGRAVVPAAGIGGGAGLVTAGLVLGWLGLLLRWWSFHSLGKYFTVTVQTSEDQPVVDRGPYRVLRHPSYTGLLLIFAGGGLIAGNWVSAAGPVVVLLIALVHRIRIEEHALGEALGSRYRQFAADRARLVPYVW, encoded by the coding sequence GTGCGCACGCCTTTCGAAGAGCTGCCGGACGTGGCCCGGGTCGTCCTGGTCGTCGGCGTCGCCGCCTTCGCGGCGGGTGAACTCGTCCAGGCGTTCCGCACGCGCGGCGGCGCGAAACTCGTCAACGTGCCCGCGGAACTCGGCTTCCGGGTGCTGTTCCTCGGCGCGATCCTGCTGTGGCCGATCGGCCGGGCGGTCGTCCCGGCCGCCGGTATCGGTGGCGGCGCGGGGCTGGTCACGGCCGGGCTCGTGCTCGGGTGGCTCGGCCTGCTCCTGCGCTGGTGGTCCTTCCACAGCCTCGGAAAGTACTTCACCGTGACGGTGCAGACGAGTGAAGACCAGCCCGTCGTGGACCGGGGTCCCTACCGGGTCCTGCGGCACCCGAGCTACACCGGCCTGTTGCTGATCTTCGCCGGCGGCGGCCTGATCGCGGGCAACTGGGTCAGCGCGGCGGGCCCGGTCGTGGTGCTGCTGATCGCCCTGGTCCACCGCATCCGGATCGAGGAACACGCCCTCGGCGAGGCGCTGGGCAGCCGTTACCGGCAGTTCGCCGCCGACCGCGCCCGGCTCGTCCCTTATGTGTGGTGA
- a CDS encoding phosphatase PAP2 family protein produces the protein MNPPPDGHRRRPPPMADAAAAPGRLTRTLLRGTDGHPGVLVELIFLLLWFLLFTRLDAVVGRDLAAANAHALALQSAEHALHLDVERSANGWLTEHPVLAHLAVYLYRLYYAVVAGTLLWVFLRHAEVYRKVRRTMIAMTALVLPVYWAVPMSPPRFALPGAVDIVARYDILGQAGRESWTSPSHYTAMPSMHVGWALWCAYAAWTALRGTHPRLALLSWSFPLLMVADVLTTGNHYVLDVAGSVTLLAVSIAAATLWGRLAGAQRSVRI, from the coding sequence GTGAACCCGCCGCCGGACGGCCACCGCCGACGTCCCCCGCCGATGGCCGACGCGGCGGCCGCTCCCGGCCGGCTCACACGAACCCTGCTCCGCGGTACCGATGGCCATCCCGGCGTGCTCGTCGAGCTGATCTTCCTGCTGCTCTGGTTCCTGCTCTTCACGCGTCTCGACGCCGTCGTGGGCCGGGACCTCGCGGCCGCCAACGCCCACGCGCTGGCCCTCCAGTCCGCGGAACACGCGCTGCACCTCGACGTCGAGCGCAGCGCGAACGGTTGGCTGACCGAACATCCCGTCCTCGCGCACCTCGCGGTGTACCTGTACCGGCTGTACTACGCGGTGGTCGCCGGCACCCTGCTGTGGGTGTTCCTCCGGCACGCCGAGGTCTACCGCAAGGTCCGCCGGACGATGATCGCGATGACGGCCCTCGTGCTGCCGGTCTACTGGGCGGTGCCGATGTCGCCGCCGCGGTTCGCGCTGCCGGGCGCCGTCGACATCGTGGCCAGGTACGACATCCTGGGCCAGGCCGGCCGCGAGAGCTGGACGAGCCCCAGCCACTACACGGCCATGCCCAGCATGCACGTCGGCTGGGCGTTGTGGTGCGCGTACGCCGCGTGGACCGCGCTCCGGGGCACGCATCCCCGCCTGGCGCTGCTGTCGTGGTCGTTCCCGCTGCTCATGGTGGCGGACGTGCTCACCACGGGGAACCACTACGTCCTCGACGTCGCAGGCAGCGTGACGCTGCTGGCCGTCTCGATCGCCGCCGCGACGCTGTGGGGCCGTCTCGCCGGAGCCCAGCGGTCTGTCCGGATCTGA
- a CDS encoding FMN-binding glutamate synthase family protein has protein sequence MLRFAAVGALSLVSLGVAALALSVSAWWWFLAAPLLLVAGLGCWDLLQRKHSVLRNYPVLGHLRFLLEALRPELQQYFIERNFDGRPYDRDIRSIVYQRAKGTDAEAPFGTERDVYADGYESLVHSMAPIATPDEPPKIRIGGPDCTKPYDMALLNVSAMSFGSLSANAILALNKGAALGGFAHDTGEGGLSEYHLRHGGDLVWEIGTGYFGCRTADGDFDRTEFAEKAAHDSVKCVSLKLSQGAKPGIGGVLPGGKVNAEIARVRDVPQGETVISPPYHRVFSTPRELIRFIASMRELAGGKPAGFKLCVGSRRQFLAVCKAMLAEGVTPDFIIVDGAEGGTGAAPLEFADHIGTPLTEGLITVHNALVGTGLRDRIKIGASGKVATGADIVKRLLQGADYTNAARAMMFAVGCIQAQRCHTNTCPTGVTTQDARRARALDVADKSLRVERFQRSTVTGAQQIMASMGVRFPAELRPHMLRRRVDPHRVRSYAELYDWLEPEQLLSGPPREWAQDWAAADPDHFTL, from the coding sequence GTGCTCAGATTCGCTGCGGTAGGTGCGTTGTCGCTGGTCTCCCTCGGCGTCGCCGCGCTCGCGCTGTCCGTCAGCGCTTGGTGGTGGTTCCTCGCCGCGCCGCTGCTCCTCGTCGCCGGTCTGGGGTGCTGGGATCTCCTCCAGCGCAAGCACTCGGTCCTGCGGAACTACCCCGTCCTCGGGCACCTGCGTTTCCTGCTCGAAGCACTGCGGCCCGAGCTGCAGCAGTACTTCATCGAGCGCAACTTCGACGGCCGCCCCTACGACCGCGACATCCGCAGCATCGTCTACCAGCGCGCGAAGGGCACCGACGCCGAAGCGCCGTTCGGCACCGAGCGCGACGTCTACGCCGACGGCTACGAGTCCCTGGTGCACTCGATGGCGCCGATCGCGACGCCGGACGAGCCGCCGAAGATCCGGATCGGCGGTCCGGACTGCACCAAGCCGTACGACATGGCCCTGCTCAACGTGTCCGCGATGAGCTTCGGCTCGCTGTCCGCCAACGCGATCCTGGCGCTCAACAAAGGGGCCGCGCTCGGCGGCTTCGCCCACGACACCGGCGAAGGCGGCCTCTCGGAGTACCACCTGCGCCACGGCGGCGACCTCGTCTGGGAGATCGGCACCGGCTACTTCGGCTGCCGGACCGCCGACGGTGATTTCGACAGAACGGAGTTCGCCGAGAAGGCCGCCCACGACTCGGTCAAGTGCGTGTCCCTGAAGCTGTCCCAGGGCGCCAAGCCCGGGATCGGCGGCGTGCTGCCCGGCGGCAAGGTGAACGCCGAGATCGCGCGGGTCCGCGACGTCCCCCAGGGCGAGACCGTCATCTCCCCGCCGTACCACCGGGTGTTCTCGACACCCCGCGAGCTGATCCGGTTCATCGCGTCGATGCGCGAGCTCGCGGGCGGCAAGCCGGCCGGGTTCAAGCTGTGCGTCGGTTCGCGGCGCCAGTTCCTCGCCGTCTGCAAGGCCATGCTGGCCGAAGGCGTCACACCCGACTTCATCATCGTCGACGGCGCCGAGGGCGGCACCGGCGCCGCACCCCTGGAGTTCGCCGACCACATCGGCACGCCGCTGACCGAGGGTCTCATCACCGTCCACAACGCACTCGTCGGCACCGGCCTGCGCGACCGGATCAAGATCGGCGCCAGCGGCAAGGTCGCCACCGGCGCCGACATCGTCAAACGCCTCCTGCAGGGCGCCGACTACACGAACGCGGCGCGGGCGATGATGTTCGCGGTCGGCTGCATCCAGGCCCAGCGCTGCCACACGAACACCTGCCCGACCGGCGTCACCACCCAGGACGCCCGCCGCGCCCGCGCACTGGACGTCGCCGACAAATCCCTGCGCGTGGAACGGTTCCAGCGCTCCACCGTGACCGGCGCCCAGCAGATCATGGCGTCGATGGGCGTCCGGTTCCCCGCCGAGCTGCGGCCGCACATGCTGCGCCGGCGCGTCGATCCCCACCGGGTGCGGTCCTACGCCGAACTCTACGACTGGCTCGAGCCCGAGCAGCTGCTGTCCGGACCCCCGCGGGAGTGGGCGCAGGACTGGGCCGCGGCCGACCCCGACCACTTCACCCTCTGA
- a CDS encoding thiamine pyrophosphate-dependent enzyme: MTRTVAQVVIDSLVQLNVTHVFGVVGDALNPLTDAIRRTDGIEWVGCRHEEVAAFAAGAQAQLGDTIGVCMGTVGPGSVHLLNGLYDAAKSHAPVLAIAGQVPLADVGTDMFQEVDNDLLFKDVAVFRATVTSAEQIPGLLEIAVRTAVSRGGPAVLTVPGDIGDQKVDADREPRFSLAERSTRPDDPALDAAAQLLNAAEKVTLLVGRGARQGRADVLALADRLGAPMVLTLKAKEGFEDDNRFQVGQTGLIGNPAAAQAMDDADLLLLLGTDFPYRAWYPTGKKVIQVDAVAEHIGRRVPVELGLVGDVAPTVAALLPRLSPQASRKHLDDTRAHFERWHAGQARLAAPGHDKSLAGKVRSVFDNQDHQIRPEALAALIDEHAAPDAVFTSDTGMATVWLSRFVHMTGSRRLLGSYNLGSMANAMPQAIGAQFQDRDRQVVAFCGDGGLSMLLGDLMTIRTYRLPVKLVVFDNRRLGMVKLEQEQAGLPEFGTELDNPDFAAVATALGITGIRVTDPDELAEAVRRALSTEGPVLLDVLTNPEEMSVPPKPTVDQGWGFAIAKVKEHLRSTGDNS; the protein is encoded by the coding sequence GTGACCCGCACCGTCGCCCAGGTCGTCATCGACAGCCTCGTCCAGCTGAACGTCACCCACGTGTTCGGCGTCGTCGGAGACGCGCTCAACCCGCTGACCGACGCGATCCGCCGTACCGACGGCATCGAGTGGGTCGGCTGCCGGCACGAGGAGGTCGCCGCGTTCGCCGCCGGCGCGCAGGCGCAGCTCGGCGACACCATCGGCGTCTGCATGGGCACCGTCGGCCCCGGGTCGGTGCACCTGCTCAACGGCCTCTACGACGCCGCGAAGAGCCACGCGCCCGTGCTCGCCATCGCCGGGCAGGTCCCGCTCGCCGACGTCGGCACGGACATGTTCCAGGAGGTCGACAACGACCTGCTGTTCAAGGACGTCGCCGTCTTCCGCGCCACCGTGACCTCCGCCGAGCAGATCCCCGGCCTGCTGGAGATCGCCGTCCGCACGGCCGTCAGCCGCGGCGGTCCCGCCGTGCTCACCGTGCCCGGCGACATCGGCGACCAGAAGGTCGACGCCGACCGCGAGCCGCGGTTCTCCCTCGCCGAGCGCAGCACCCGCCCCGACGACCCGGCGCTGGACGCCGCCGCGCAGCTGCTCAACGCGGCGGAGAAGGTCACCCTGCTGGTCGGGCGCGGCGCCCGCCAAGGCCGTGCCGACGTGCTGGCGCTGGCCGACCGCCTCGGCGCCCCGATGGTCCTCACCCTCAAGGCCAAGGAGGGCTTCGAGGACGACAACCGGTTCCAGGTCGGTCAGACCGGCCTGATCGGCAACCCCGCCGCCGCGCAGGCGATGGACGACGCCGACCTGTTGCTGCTGCTGGGCACCGACTTCCCGTACCGCGCCTGGTACCCGACTGGCAAGAAGGTCATCCAGGTGGACGCCGTGGCCGAGCACATCGGCCGCCGCGTCCCCGTCGAGCTCGGCCTGGTCGGCGACGTCGCCCCCACCGTGGCCGCGTTGCTGCCGCGGCTGTCGCCGCAGGCGTCCCGCAAGCACCTCGACGACACCCGCGCGCACTTCGAGCGCTGGCACGCCGGGCAGGCGCGGCTGGCCGCCCCCGGCCACGACAAGAGCCTGGCCGGGAAGGTCCGTTCGGTCTTCGACAACCAGGACCACCAGATCCGGCCCGAGGCCCTGGCCGCGCTGATCGACGAGCACGCCGCCCCGGACGCCGTGTTCACCTCCGACACCGGGATGGCCACGGTGTGGCTCTCGCGGTTCGTCCACATGACCGGATCGCGCCGGCTGCTCGGCTCGTACAACCTCGGGTCGATGGCCAACGCGATGCCGCAGGCGATCGGCGCCCAGTTCCAGGACCGCGACCGCCAGGTGGTCGCGTTCTGCGGCGACGGCGGCCTCAGCATGCTGCTCGGCGACCTGATGACCATCCGCACCTACCGGCTCCCGGTGAAGCTCGTGGTCTTCGACAACCGGCGCCTGGGCATGGTGAAGCTCGAGCAGGAACAGGCCGGGCTGCCCGAGTTCGGCACCGAGCTGGACAACCCGGACTTCGCCGCCGTCGCCACCGCGCTGGGCATCACGGGGATCCGGGTCACCGACCCGGACGAGCTGGCCGAGGCCGTCCGGCGCGCGCTGAGCACCGAAGGCCCGGTCCTGCTGGACGTCCTGACCAACCCCGAGGAGATGTCCGTGCCGCCGAAGCCGACGGTGGACCAGGGCTGGGGCTTCGCGATCGCCAAGGTGAAGGAGCACCTCCGCAGCACGGGCGACAACAGCTGA
- a CDS encoding DUF2855 family protein, whose product MSTVDNWQLWVRRADLTVSGPRAAAHPTLAPGAVRLAVEKFALTMNVVTYARLGDQTLPYWNAFPAPAGYGRVPVWAFVRVIDSRNPAIPVGSRHFGFVPIGTHHTVEALPTSRGFEDADPDRAFMPAWYRTFQPAAEPDDLDDQRAVFRPIFPASFTLAAFVAGLAADGIKSALITSASSRTAIGLAHLLARDTGLPAAGLTSAANHGFAAGIGCYGSVARYDEPAAVSVLAPAVLVDLTGSHRVITDVHERFAGALGHVALVGFTHPDSQQHGPALTDPKPQFFFAPWAEKRMVADDGESRFYARYHEAEQRFLESATAWLTIRRQQGPEAIAKAFGALLAGTVPAGVTDVLSP is encoded by the coding sequence ATGTCCACTGTGGACAACTGGCAGCTGTGGGTGCGGCGGGCCGACCTGACGGTCAGCGGCCCGCGGGCGGCGGCACACCCCACGCTCGCGCCGGGTGCCGTGCGGCTCGCGGTCGAGAAGTTCGCGTTGACCATGAACGTGGTCACCTACGCCCGGCTCGGCGACCAGACACTGCCGTACTGGAACGCTTTTCCGGCCCCGGCGGGGTACGGCCGGGTGCCGGTGTGGGCGTTCGTGCGGGTGATCGACTCGCGCAACCCCGCCATCCCGGTCGGCAGCAGGCACTTCGGCTTCGTGCCGATCGGGACCCACCACACGGTCGAGGCGCTGCCGACGTCCCGCGGGTTCGAGGACGCCGATCCGGACCGGGCCTTCATGCCGGCCTGGTACCGGACGTTCCAGCCGGCCGCCGAACCGGACGACCTGGACGACCAGCGGGCGGTGTTCCGGCCGATCTTCCCGGCGTCGTTCACCCTCGCCGCGTTCGTCGCCGGGCTGGCGGCCGACGGGATCAAGTCGGCGCTGATCACGAGCGCGTCCAGCCGGACCGCGATCGGGCTGGCCCACCTGCTGGCCCGGGACACCGGCCTGCCGGCGGCCGGGCTCACCTCCGCCGCCAACCACGGCTTCGCCGCCGGGATCGGCTGTTACGGCTCGGTGGCCCGCTACGACGAGCCGGCCGCGGTTTCGGTGCTCGCGCCGGCGGTGCTGGTCGACCTGACCGGCTCCCACCGGGTGATCACCGACGTCCACGAGCGGTTCGCCGGCGCGCTGGGGCACGTCGCGCTGGTCGGCTTCACCCATCCGGACTCCCAGCAGCACGGACCCGCGCTGACCGACCCGAAGCCGCAGTTCTTCTTCGCGCCGTGGGCGGAGAAGCGGATGGTGGCGGACGACGGCGAGAGCCGGTTCTACGCCCGCTACCACGAGGCCGAGCAGCGGTTCCTCGAGTCGGCGACCGCCTGGCTCACCATCCGCCGGCAGCAGGGCCCGGAGGCGATCGCGAAGGCGTTCGGCGCGCTGCTCGCCGGGACGGTGCCGGCCGGCGTCACGGACGTCCTCAGCCCGTGA
- a CDS encoding cytochrome P450 yields MAHAYPFSPPHALDLDPTYARLRAADPVARVRLPYGRDGWLVTRYADTRTVLADSRFSREAVVGVDIPRVRPELTDQAGSLLSLDPPAHGRLRRLVANAFTKRRVDTLRPRMERVVNDLLDKMCAAGRPADFVRHVSVPLAVTTISELFGIPEAGRPRFHSGAAAALSTSAMSPEERRAHRADLNDYLVELVGRRRREPADDLLGTLVAARDERDRLSEAELVQLAWVVLVAGYDATINQIGNMVWTLLSEPDRWAAVVREPDRLTARIEELLRFIPLGVAAAFPRIATEDVELSGVTIPAGDAVLLLVHAANRDPDVFADPEVLDLDGESGAHLAFGHGPHHCVGAQLARMELEVLLSTLVRRFGGLELAVAADDVPWRAGGMFRGPRELLVTW; encoded by the coding sequence GTGGCACACGCTTATCCGTTCAGCCCTCCGCACGCGCTCGACCTCGATCCGACGTACGCGCGCCTTCGCGCGGCCGATCCGGTGGCCCGGGTCCGGCTGCCGTACGGACGGGACGGCTGGCTGGTCACCAGGTACGCCGACACGCGGACCGTGCTGGCCGACAGCCGGTTCAGCAGGGAAGCCGTTGTGGGCGTGGACATTCCCCGCGTGCGTCCGGAGCTGACCGACCAGGCCGGGTCGTTGCTCTCCCTCGATCCGCCGGCGCACGGCCGGTTGCGGCGGCTGGTGGCCAACGCGTTCACCAAACGCCGGGTGGACACCCTGCGCCCGCGCATGGAGCGCGTGGTGAACGATTTGCTGGACAAAATGTGCGCGGCCGGGCGGCCCGCCGATTTCGTGCGGCACGTTTCGGTGCCGCTGGCCGTGACGACGATCAGCGAATTGTTCGGCATTCCCGAAGCGGGCCGGCCGCGATTTCACTCTGGCGCCGCGGCCGCGTTGTCGACGTCGGCGATGAGCCCGGAAGAACGCCGCGCGCACCGCGCGGACCTGAACGACTACCTCGTCGAACTGGTCGGCCGGCGCCGTCGCGAACCGGCCGACGATCTGCTCGGCACCCTGGTGGCGGCCCGCGACGAGCGCGACCGGCTGTCCGAAGCGGAACTGGTGCAGCTCGCCTGGGTCGTCCTCGTCGCGGGGTACGACGCGACGATCAACCAGATCGGCAACATGGTGTGGACGCTGCTGAGCGAGCCGGACCGCTGGGCCGCGGTCGTGCGCGAGCCCGACCGGCTGACCGCGCGGATCGAGGAACTGCTGCGCTTCATCCCGCTCGGTGTCGCCGCCGCCTTCCCGCGGATCGCCACCGAGGACGTGGAACTGAGCGGTGTCACGATCCCCGCGGGTGACGCGGTGCTGCTGCTGGTGCACGCGGCGAACCGGGACCCGGACGTCTTCGCCGATCCGGAGGTGCTCGACCTGGACGGCGAATCGGGCGCGCACCTCGCGTTCGGCCACGGGCCGCACCACTGCGTCGGGGCGCAGCTGGCCAGGATGGAGCTCGAGGTGCTGCTCAGCACGCTCGTGCGGCGGTTCGGCGGGCTCGAGCTCGCCGTCGCGGCCGACGACGTCCCGTGGCGCGCGGGCGGGATGTTCCGCGGTCCCCGCGAGCTGCTCGTGACCTGGTGA
- a CDS encoding TetR/AcrR family transcriptional regulator translates to MVRSDARENRARILQVAREAFAEGDDTSMNQIARLAGVGPGTLYRNFPTREALVLAIYEDEVDGLVESVAESLATLPPLEALRKWTTDLVDAMRKKHGLGDALSPGAHQTITERTYGPVIAAITLILDAGKRDGTIRADADARDFLQLTGALWRAASGPEDRSPSMLALILDGLSLRRGPAE, encoded by the coding sequence TTGGTTCGCTCGGACGCTCGTGAGAACCGGGCACGCATCCTGCAGGTCGCCCGCGAGGCCTTCGCCGAGGGCGACGACACCTCGATGAACCAGATCGCGCGCCTCGCCGGTGTCGGCCCCGGCACCCTGTACCGCAACTTCCCCACCCGCGAGGCGCTCGTCCTGGCCATCTACGAAGACGAGGTCGACGGGCTCGTCGAGTCCGTCGCGGAATCGCTGGCCACGTTGCCTCCGCTGGAGGCGCTGCGGAAGTGGACCACCGACCTGGTCGACGCGATGCGCAAGAAGCACGGTCTCGGTGACGCGCTCAGCCCCGGCGCGCACCAGACGATCACCGAGCGGACCTACGGCCCGGTCATCGCCGCCATCACGCTGATCCTGGACGCGGGCAAACGCGACGGCACCATCCGCGCGGACGCCGACGCCCGTGACTTCCTGCAGCTCACCGGTGCGCTCTGGCGTGCCGCTTCCGGACCGGAGGACAGGTCGCCGTCGATGCTCGCCCTGATCCTCGACGGACTGAGTCTCCGCCGGGGCCCTGCCGAATGA
- a CDS encoding aldo/keto reductase: MELDDYRTLGRSGLRVSPLTLGTMTFGDPGWGSGADVSKDVIARFLDAGGNTIDTANGYSEGASERIIGEYLAARPGLRDRVVLATKYARNMHPGDPNGGGASRKAIFQQVDASLSRLGVDYIDLYWQHCLDRHTPLEESLAALDDLVRAGKIRYAGLSNTPAWAASRMATIAELRAWAPIVALQVEYSLVRRTVEGELFGLARELGLGVLPYSPLASGVLSGKYTRENPTPAGSGRGPLAQAQLDGTHAFEVLDVLRDLAHRLDTTVAAVALAWVRQQAPVTSTLIGARSVAQLEANLESLRVTIPEDGLRKLDDVAAPDLGYPFPWLATIAVPLQQGGTRINGVGSAGYRRAV; the protein is encoded by the coding sequence ATGGAACTCGACGACTACCGCACCCTCGGCCGCTCCGGCCTGCGAGTCAGCCCGCTGACCCTGGGCACGATGACGTTCGGCGACCCGGGCTGGGGTTCCGGCGCCGACGTGTCGAAAGACGTGATCGCGCGGTTCCTCGACGCCGGCGGCAACACCATCGACACCGCCAACGGCTACTCCGAAGGCGCGTCCGAGCGGATCATCGGCGAGTACCTGGCCGCGCGCCCCGGCCTGCGCGATCGCGTCGTCCTCGCCACCAAGTACGCGCGAAACATGCACCCCGGCGACCCGAACGGCGGCGGCGCGAGCCGCAAAGCGATCTTCCAGCAGGTCGACGCCTCCCTGAGCCGCCTCGGCGTCGACTACATCGACCTCTACTGGCAGCACTGCCTCGACCGGCACACCCCGCTCGAAGAGTCGCTCGCCGCCCTCGACGACCTGGTGCGCGCCGGGAAGATCCGCTACGCCGGCCTCTCGAACACCCCGGCTTGGGCGGCGTCGCGGATGGCCACGATCGCCGAACTCCGCGCGTGGGCGCCGATCGTGGCGCTGCAGGTCGAGTACTCCCTGGTGCGCCGCACGGTCGAAGGCGAGCTGTTCGGCCTGGCCCGCGAACTCGGTCTCGGCGTCCTGCCCTACAGCCCGCTGGCCAGCGGCGTGCTCTCCGGCAAGTACACCCGCGAAAACCCGACGCCCGCCGGCTCCGGCCGGGGTCCGCTGGCCCAGGCCCAGCTCGACGGCACCCACGCGTTCGAGGTACTGGACGTCCTGCGCGACCTCGCGCACCGCTTGGACACCACGGTCGCCGCGGTCGCGCTCGCCTGGGTGCGGCAGCAGGCTCCCGTCACGTCCACGCTCATCGGCGCCCGCTCGGTGGCCCAGCTCGAGGCGAACCTCGAATCCCTGCGCGTCACCATCCCCGAGGACGGGCTGCGGAAGCTCGACGACGTGGCGGCTCCCGACCTCGGTTACCCCTTCCCGTGGCTCGCGACGATCGCCGTTCCGCTGCAACAGGGCGGCACGCGGATCAACGGCGTCGGCTCGGCCGGCTACCGCCGCGCGGTCTGA
- a CDS encoding aldehyde reductase, which produces MAEVLVTGGSGYIGSWCVLALLADGHSVRTTVRNLKREPELRAMLRAGGAADDAKVTVLQADLQQDAGWREAVEGCDYVLHVASPTLTSVPENDDEMVVPARDGVLRVLRAARDAGVKRVVLTSAFGAIGYGHPEATRVFTEDDWTDVDGGIPPYQKSKTLAEKAAWEFVAAGGPELAAVNPVGVFGPVLGADYSPSLGLVQRMLDGELPASPPFASGFVDVRDVADLHLRAMTDPAAAGQRFIAISGHSLWVREVAAILRARLGERAAKVPTRELPLWAARALARVNPAMRVLRPQLGKNFDATSEKAQRLLGWSPRPIEDTITDTAESLLALKSATVRRARQ; this is translated from the coding sequence ATGGCAGAAGTCCTGGTCACCGGCGGCTCGGGCTACATCGGCAGCTGGTGCGTGCTCGCGCTGCTGGCCGACGGGCACTCGGTACGCACCACCGTGCGGAACCTGAAGAGGGAGCCCGAGCTGCGGGCCATGTTGCGCGCCGGCGGCGCGGCCGACGACGCGAAAGTCACCGTCCTGCAGGCGGATCTCCAGCAGGACGCCGGCTGGCGCGAGGCGGTGGAGGGCTGCGACTACGTGCTGCACGTCGCTTCGCCGACGCTGACGAGCGTGCCCGAGAACGACGACGAGATGGTCGTCCCGGCCCGCGACGGGGTGCTGCGGGTCCTGCGGGCGGCCCGCGACGCCGGCGTGAAGCGGGTCGTGCTGACCTCGGCGTTCGGCGCGATCGGCTACGGCCACCCCGAGGCCACGCGCGTCTTCACCGAGGACGACTGGACCGATGTGGACGGTGGGATCCCGCCGTACCAGAAGTCCAAGACCCTCGCGGAGAAAGCGGCGTGGGAGTTCGTCGCGGCAGGCGGACCGGAACTGGCCGCGGTGAACCCGGTGGGTGTGTTCGGGCCGGTGCTGGGCGCGGACTACTCGCCGTCGCTCGGTCTGGTGCAGCGGATGCTCGACGGCGAGCTGCCGGCGTCGCCCCCGTTCGCGAGCGGGTTCGTCGACGTGCGCGACGTCGCCGACCTGCACCTGCGCGCCATGACCGACCCGGCCGCGGCCGGACAGCGGTTCATCGCCATCTCCGGGCACAGCCTCTGGGTCCGCGAGGTCGCGGCGATCCTGCGCGCACGGCTGGGCGAGCGCGCGGCGAAGGTGCCGACGCGGGAACTGCCGCTGTGGGCCGCGCGGGCCCTCGCCCGGGTCAACCCGGCGATGCGTGTCCTGCGTCCGCAGCTGGGCAAGAACTTCGACGCCACGTCGGAGAAGGCCCAGCGCCTGCTGGGCTGGTCACCCCGGCCGATCGAGGACACCATCACCGACACCGCGGAGAGCCTGCTGGCGTTGAAGAGCGCCACCGTCCGACGGGCCCGCCAGTGA
- a CDS encoding response regulator transcription factor yields the protein MLVQVGSGLSDAEIAATLHLAEATMKSHLGRILHKLELRDRIQAVIFAYESRLIHPA from the coding sequence GTGCTCGTCCAGGTGGGCTCCGGCCTGTCCGACGCCGAGATCGCCGCCACCCTGCACCTGGCGGAGGCGACTATGAAGTCCCACCTGGGGCGGATCCTGCACAAGCTCGAGCTCCGTGACCGGATCCAGGCCGTGATCTTCGCCTACGAAAGCCGCCTCATCCACCCGGCGTGA